The Halorussus gelatinilyticus genome contains the following window.
GCGACGGCGACTCGCTGACCGCGACGTCGGCGCGCGGCGACCCCGACGAGGAGTGGAGTCGGCCCGCGACGTACACGCTCGCCCGAGTCGATACCCCTCCCGCGGACGCCGAACCGCGGCGGCTAATCGCCGAGCAAGTCCTGCGGCGCGACCGCCTGCGCGACGCGATCGGACTCCTCCGCGAGCACGACGCCGAAGCGGTGACGATACGGGAGTACGACTCGGGTCAGCCGCCGTTCGGCGTTGACGAGCCGTACTTCGTCGCGTACGACGGCGACGCGTACCGAATCGCGACCGAGGCCGACGAGTAATCCCGGTCCGGAGGTTCGGCTGTACCGTCGCCCTACAACTGCCCCTTCGTACTCGCCACGTCACCGCGCCGCTCGTCTATCCGCGTCGCGTCGTCCAGCGCCCGCGCCAGCGACTTGAACATCGCCTCGATTTCGTGGTGGGCGTTCTCCCCAGAAACTTCGACGTGGAGCGTCAGCCCCGCGTTCATCGCCAGCGAGCGCGCGAAGTGCTTCGCCATGTGGCTGGTCATGTCGCCGACGCTCGACTGCGAGAACTCGCCGTCGAACTCGAAGAGCGGGCGGCCGCTCACGTCCACGACGACGCCCGCGACGGCCTCGTCCAGCGGAACTTTGCGGTCGGCGAATCGCTCGATGGCGCGCTTGTCGCCCAGTGCTTCGGCGATGGCGTCGCCGAGCGTGATGGCCACGTCCTCGACGGTGTGGTGGTCGTCGATTTCGAGGTCGCCGTCGCAGCGCACCGTCAGGTCGAACAGGCCGTGCTTGGCGAAGCTTTCGAGCATGTGGTCGAAGAAGCCCACGCCGGTCTCGACCGTGGCGTCGCCGTCGCCGTCCACGTCGAGGGTCACGTCGATGTCGGTCTCCGCGGTCTCGCGTGTCACCGCGGCGGTTCGGTCGCTCATACCCGACAGTTCGTCCCGAGCCACATGGTCGTTGCCCTCCCGAGCGGACTCGTTCGCGCCGGAGCATGACGAACGTCTGACGAAATTATATTAAATAGCTGATTGTATATTCTGTCGGGAAGATGGAGATGCAAAAGATAGACGCTCTGACGCTCCTCGGGCTGCTCGTGGGCGGACTCCTGTCGCTCGGTGACGGAAAACTCCTCGGTGTGCCACTGCTCGTCGCCAGCGCGTACCTGCTGGCCGAACGACGAACGCGACCGACCGAACGGCGGCTGACCACCCGACTGACCGCCGCCATCGGCGCGCTCGCTCGCTGACCCGCACTCAAATCGACTTCGCTTCTTCGAGCGTGAACTCGCCCTCGTAGAGCGCGGTCCCGACCACGACGGCCGCGGCCCCCGCTTCGCGGAGCGCGCGCACGTCGTCCAGCGTGGCGACGCCGCCCGACGCGACGACCGGAATATCGACCGCCTCGACCACCTCGCGCACGCGGTCGGTCTGGACGCCCGCGAGTCGGCCCTCCACGTCTACGTCGGTGAACAGAATCGCGCCGGCGCCCAGTTCCTCGTAGCGCGCCGCGGCTTCCGCGGGGTCGAGTCCCGTGCCCTCGGTCCACCCCGAGACGACGACTTCGCCGTCCTTCGCGTCGAGGCTGACCGTGACCGAACCGGGGTACTCCGCCGAAATCTCCTCGACGATTGCGGGGTTCTCGACCGCGGCGGTGCCCAGTATCACGCGGTCCACGCCGCGCGCGAGCAGGTCGGTGGCGTCTTCGACGGTCCGGATGCCCCCGCCCAACTGCACGTCCACGTCCTCGCCGACCGCCTCGATGATGGCCTCGACCGCCGGGGCGTTCTCGCGCTCGCCCTCGAACGCGCCGTCGAGGTCCACGAGGTGGAGGGTCTCGGCACCGCGCTCGACCCACTGCTCGGCGGCCTCCACGGGGTCGCCGTAGGTCTTCTCGGTGCCGCGCTCGCCCGCGACCAACTGCACGACCTCGCCGTCCTGCATGTCCACCGCGGGGACGACCTCGAACTCCGGGAACTGCGTCATAGCGGTCGATAGGCGGAGCGCCGGTTAAAGGCTCACCCTTCGGCGGGCGCTCGCGGCCACCCGATATTCGCGCCCGCCGGACGCTACCTTTAGGTCGCTTCCGGTAGACGTGTCGGTATGAAACAGTCTTCGTTTCGGTATCTCGGCGCCTTCGACCTGCTTCTGGTCGCGGTGTTCCTCGCCGTCTTCGGCGTCCGGGCGCTCACCGAGAGCGCCGCCGTCCCGGCGATGGCGCTGGCCGGCGTCTCCGCGATCCTCGCGGGAAGCGTCAGGCGGGTGTCTGTCGGTCCGCTCGCGCTCTCGTGGCGGCACTTCGTCGCGCTCACCTACGCGCTCTTCGGGGTGATGCTCCCCGCCAGCTACCTGCCGGGCGTCCTCGCCGGGACCGCCTCTCGAGCGGAGGTCGCGCTGTTCGTCGTCACCGCGGTCGGGGCGCTCTCGCTGCTCTTTTTCGGCTACGACGTGCTTCGAGGCGGCGACCACTTCGACGTGGAACCGAACGTGGAGACGGTCGTCGGTCGGTAACACCTCTCGACTCTCCGACGGCTCTCGCACTAACCGCGCCTTCCGTTCGTTTCAAGCCCCCGGCAGACGAACCCCCGGCCATGACGCTGGTCGCGTTCGACTTCGACGGGACGCTCTCGGACTCGGAGATGACGGTCCTCCTCGGCGAGCAGATGGGGGTGGCCGACGAGATGGCCGACATCACCGAGCGAGCGATGAACGACGAGATTAGCTACGCCAAGAGCCTCCGGGACCGCGCCGCCCTGCTGGAGGGGCTTTCCGACGCGAAGGCCGAGGAGGCCTTCGAGCAGGTGTATCTCCGGCCCGACGCCGCGACCGTGATTCGGGAACTCAACGAGGCGGGCGTGACCACCGCGGTCCTGACCGGCGGGTTCGAGCGCGGCGTCGAGGTCGCCTTGGAGCGCGAGGGCGTCTCGGTCGATACCATCGTCGCCAACCGCCTGCCGGTCGCGGACGGCGAACTCACCGGCGAGGTCGAAGGCCCGCTCATCGAGGGCACGAAGGACGACGCCTTGGAGCGTCTCGCCGGCGAGCGCGAGATAGACATCCGGGACACCGTCGCGGTCGGCGACGGCGCGAACGACCTCCCGATGCTGGAGGTCGCGGGCCTCGCAGTCGGCTTCGTCCCGAAATCGGCGGTCCGGCCCTCCTGCGACGTGGTGGTCGCTACGATGGAGAAGCTCCGGGACCTGTTCGAGGAAGAGGGACTGCTGGACTGACCGACGCGCGAGAAACTGACGACCCGAACGGCGGCCGCGCGCCGTTCAGGAGGACGCGGTATCGAGGTGCCAACCGGGGTCGTGACCGGTGCGCTCGATGAGGTCGGAGCGACACGCCGGGCAGTAGTCTGGCGTGCCGTTCGAATCGCGGGGGACGTAGACCGCACCGCCGCACTCCACGCAGGCGTCGGGGACGACCGTCGCACAGTTACCGCAGACGTTGAAGTCGTCGACTGTGAGTTCGCGCAGGGGTTCGAGTTGTTTGTCCAAGATGTACTCGTCGATGACCGCCTGACAGTTTTGGCACGGTTTCATGGCGATGCGCTCGGTACCATGCGACACCCACACAAAGACCTACCGACCGTGCGAACCCTTGCCGGATACTCACCCGTCGCGTACCGTCGAGTAGGCTCGCCCTACCGAGGTCCTGCGGCCGGCTTCCCGGTTCTGCCGCGGTCCGGCGGCCGGCCGCCCGGTCCGGTCGTTCGAGATTCGCCGCGCACTGCACACCGCGCGCCACGCGCCGCGTTCGCGTTCCGCGGTCGGACGCGTACCCTTTTCCCGCCGGAGTCCGTCGATTCCACCATGAACCGAATCGCCGTCGTGGGCGCTGGCGCGGCCGGCCTCGGGGTCGCGTACGCGCTCCGCGAGGCAGACGCCGAGGTGTCGGTGTTCGAGC
Protein-coding sequences here:
- the hisB gene encoding imidazoleglycerol-phosphate dehydratase HisB — translated: MSDRTAAVTRETAETDIDVTLDVDGDGDATVETGVGFFDHMLESFAKHGLFDLTVRCDGDLEIDDHHTVEDVAITLGDAIAEALGDKRAIERFADRKVPLDEAVAGVVVDVSGRPLFEFDGEFSQSSVGDMTSHMAKHFARSLAMNAGLTLHVEVSGENAHHEIEAMFKSLARALDDATRIDERRGDVASTKGQL
- the hisA gene encoding 1-(5-phosphoribosyl)-5-[(5-phosphoribosylamino)methylideneamino]imidazole-4-carboxamide isomerase, whose translation is MTQFPEFEVVPAVDMQDGEVVQLVAGERGTEKTYGDPVEAAEQWVERGAETLHLVDLDGAFEGERENAPAVEAIIEAVGEDVDVQLGGGIRTVEDATDLLARGVDRVILGTAAVENPAIVEEISAEYPGSVTVSLDAKDGEVVVSGWTEGTGLDPAEAAARYEELGAGAILFTDVDVEGRLAGVQTDRVREVVEAVDIPVVASGGVATLDDVRALREAGAAAVVVGTALYEGEFTLEEAKSI
- the serB gene encoding phosphoserine phosphatase SerB, encoding MTLVAFDFDGTLSDSEMTVLLGEQMGVADEMADITERAMNDEISYAKSLRDRAALLEGLSDAKAEEAFEQVYLRPDAATVIRELNEAGVTTAVLTGGFERGVEVALEREGVSVDTIVANRLPVADGELTGEVEGPLIEGTKDDALERLAGEREIDIRDTVAVGDGANDLPMLEVAGLAVGFVPKSAVRPSCDVVVATMEKLRDLFEEEGLLD
- a CDS encoding DUF7571 family protein, whose amino-acid sequence is MKPCQNCQAVIDEYILDKQLEPLRELTVDDFNVCGNCATVVPDACVECGGAVYVPRDSNGTPDYCPACRSDLIERTGHDPGWHLDTASS